Sequence from the Candidatus Zixiibacteriota bacterium genome:
AAAAATACCGTGCCCCGTGTCCGCAGACAGGCGGGCGCCGGCAGGCAGGAGGTATAGGTGCGGCCAATCTCCGGCTTCCCCCGCCGCGGCGGGGGAATGACATCATTATAGCATCCGCCTAAGGCGGATAAAAGGTCGGATAGTAGTAAAATTATTGAATATATTTATATTATTTAGCCGAGTTCCAGCCAAGGGAACCATTGGGAAAACATTCCGGAAAGATAGCTTAGCGAATCGGTAAATATTAATAAGCCAACCAGTATAAGAAATACACCGCCGATAATCTCGACTATCCTGAAATGCTTCTTTATCTTGCTGGATACCGAAATAAAAGCATTAAACGCCAGCGCAGTCAATAAAAACGGGATAGCTAAACCGGCAGAATAAAACAACAACAAGATAATACCCCGCCATACCGTATCCTCTGCCGCGGCAATCGCCAAAATAGTCGCCAGTATCGGCCCGATGCATGGAGTCCAGCCAAAAGCAAACGCAAAACCGACAAAAAATGCGCCAAGCGGGCCAATCTTTTTGTCGCTCATATTAAACCGCTTTTCATAATTAAGCAATTTGATTTTAAACAAACCAATATAATGCAAGCCAAGAATAATGATAACTACACCGGCAACCTTGCCAATGATATGCATATAATCGGTTAGAAAACCAGATACAACCGTTGCCGAAGCGCCCAGCGCTATAAAGACAACCGAAAAGCCCAATACAAAAAATAATGAATTTAGAAATACTTTATAGACCGCTTTGGACTGTTTTTTCTGAAGTTCGTCTATCGAAACGCCGGATATAAATGATAGATAGCCGGGCACAATCGGTAAAACACATGGGGAAAT
This genomic interval carries:
- a CDS encoding cytochrome c biogenesis protein CcdA, whose product is MDNVTLLAAFGAGLLSFISPCVLPIVPGYLSFISGVSIDELQKKQSKAVYKVFLNSLFFVLGFSVVFIALGASATVVSGFLTDYMHIIGKVAGVVIIILGLHYIGLFKIKLLNYEKRFNMSDKKIGPLGAFFVGFAFAFGWTPCIGPILATILAIAAAEDTVWRGIILLLFYSAGLAIPFLLTALAFNAFISVSSKIKKHFRIVEIIGGVFLILVGLLIFTDSLSYLSGMFSQWFPWLELG